From a single Diceros bicornis minor isolate mBicDic1 chromosome 6, mDicBic1.mat.cur, whole genome shotgun sequence genomic region:
- the LOC131406901 gene encoding ral guanine nucleotide dissociation stimulator-like isoform X4, translated as MLGDTPPVPQEPFQKVVPSQCLGSTWGKRNKPGNEHLAHTVQANIDHFRRVANLVITTCLGVPSMMAQDRVRVVERWIQVAQECEILKNFSSPRTVISSLQKTSICHLKNTWRKFPGGALHVCPPEGNPQRVQEKQQQQQVKHQG; from the exons atgctgggtgacactccccctgttccccaggagcctttccagaaggtggtgccctctcagtgtctgggctccacctggggcaagaggaacaagcccggcaatgagcacctggcacacaccgtccagGCCaatatcgaccacttcagaagggtggccaacctcgtcatcaccacctgccttggggtcccgagcatgatggcccaggacagggtgagggtggtggagcgctggatccaggtggcccag gagtgcgagatcctgaagaacttctcctcgccccgcactgtcatctcttctctgcagaaaacatccatatgccacctgaagaacacatggaggaagtttcctg gaggggccctccacgtttgccccccggagggcaacccccagagagtgcaggagaagcagcagcagcagcag gtcaaacaccAAGGGTAG
- the LOC131406901 gene encoding ral guanine nucleotide dissociation stimulator-like isoform X5, protein MLGDTPPVPQEPFQKVVPSQCLGSTWGKRNKPGNEHLAHTVQANIDHFRRVANLVITTCLGVPSMMAQDRVRVVERWIQVAQECEILKNFSSPRTVISSLQKTSICHLKNTWRKFPGQTPRVEVIKRSSLIYLRVWQP, encoded by the exons atgctgggtgacactccccctgttccccaggagcctttccagaaggtggtgccctctcagtgtctgggctccacctggggcaagaggaacaagcccggcaatgagcacctggcacacaccgtccagGCCaatatcgaccacttcagaagggtggccaacctcgtcatcaccacctgccttggggtcccgagcatgatggcccaggacagggtgagggtggtggagcgctggatccaggtggcccag gagtgcgagatcctgaagaacttctcctcgccccgcactgtcatctcttctctgcagaaaacatccatatgccacctgaagaacacatggaggaagtttcctg gtcaaacaccAAGGGTAGAGGTCATCAAaagatcaagtctaatctacctacgggtgtggcagccttaa
- the LOC131406901 gene encoding ral guanine nucleotide dissociation stimulator-like isoform X1, which produces MLGDTPPVPQEPFQKVVPSQCLGSTWGKRNKPGNEHLAHTVQANIDHFRRVANLVITTCLGVPSMMAQDRVRVVERWIQVAQECEILKNFSSPRTVISSLQKTSICHLKNTWRKFPGGALHVCPPEGNPQRVQEKQQQQQGNEINLEKRTEEQLWHSLQGRGRRWKSETLWGEQFLAPPLVSYIEWKILVEVETHPVGAWVEWRMASRKTSWRRG; this is translated from the exons atgctgggtgacactccccctgttccccaggagcctttccagaaggtggtgccctctcagtgtctgggctccacctggggcaagaggaacaagcccggcaatgagcacctggcacacaccgtccagGCCaatatcgaccacttcagaagggtggccaacctcgtcatcaccacctgccttggggtcccgagcatgatggcccaggacagggtgagggtggtggagcgctggatccaggtggcccag gagtgcgagatcctgaagaacttctcctcgccccgcactgtcatctcttctctgcagaaaacatccatatgccacctgaagaacacatggaggaagtttcctg gaggggccctccacgtttgccccccggagggcaacccccagagagtgcaggagaagcagcagcagcagcag gggaatgagatcaaccttgagaagaggactgaggagcagctgtggcactccttgcaggggaggggaaggaggtggaaatcagagaccctctggggagaacagtttctggctccaccccttgtatcttacattgagtggaagattttggtagaagtcgagacccatccagttggcgcgtgggttgaatggaggatggcatcaaggaaaacttcttggaggaggggctga
- the LOC131406901 gene encoding uncharacterized protein LOC131406901 isoform X3, which translates to MPPEEHMEEVSWESSEKFKESYSQDESLNRELMTKVNKQRDLFCPWAGGVPFLGRRPWSWDTVVLAGLFQDELPSWRHQQEGPSTFAPRRATPRECRRSSSSSRSNTKGRGHQKIKSNLPTGVAALTMDVQARHCQKNYISSPIEDATYS; encoded by the exons atgccacctgaagaacacatggaggaagtttcctg ggagagctctgaaaaatttaaagagagctatagccaagacgagtccttgaacagagaactgatgaccaag gttaacaagcagagggatctgttctgcccatgggcaggtggggtgccatttttgggcaggaggccttggtcatgggacacagtggtgttggctgggctgttccaggacgagttgccgagctggcgccatcagcag gaggggccctccacgtttgccccccggagggcaacccccagagagtgcaggagaagcagcagcagcagcag gtcaaacaccAAGGGTAGAGGTCATCAAaagatcaagtctaatctacctacgggtgtggcagccttaactatggatgttcaagccagacattgccagaagaactacatctcttcacccatag aagatgcaacctacagctga
- the LOC131406901 gene encoding ral guanine nucleotide dissociation stimulator-like 2 isoform X2: MLGDTPPVPQEPFQKVVPSQCLGSTWGKRNKPGNEHLAHTVQANIDHFRRVANLVITTCLGVPSMMAQDRECEILKNFSSPRTVISSLQKTSICHLKNTWRKFPGGALHVCPPEGNPQRVQEKQQQQQGNEINLEKRTEEQLWHSLQGRGRRWKSETLWGEQFLAPPLVSYIEWKILVEVETHPVGAWVEWRMASRKTSWRRG; encoded by the exons atgctgggtgacactccccctgttccccaggagcctttccagaaggtggtgccctctcagtgtctgggctccacctggggcaagaggaacaagcccggcaatgagcacctggcacacaccgtccagGCCaatatcgaccacttcagaagggtggccaacctcgtcatcaccacctgccttggggtcccgagcatgatggcccaggacagg gagtgcgagatcctgaagaacttctcctcgccccgcactgtcatctcttctctgcagaaaacatccatatgccacctgaagaacacatggaggaagtttcctg gaggggccctccacgtttgccccccggagggcaacccccagagagtgcaggagaagcagcagcagcagcag gggaatgagatcaaccttgagaagaggactgaggagcagctgtggcactccttgcaggggaggggaaggaggtggaaatcagagaccctctggggagaacagtttctggctccaccccttgtatcttacattgagtggaagattttggtagaagtcgagacccatccagttggcgcgtgggttgaatggaggatggcatcaaggaaaacttcttggaggaggggctga